The following coding sequences lie in one Vitis vinifera cultivar Pinot Noir 40024 chromosome 19, ASM3070453v1 genomic window:
- the LOC104877558 gene encoding uncharacterized protein LOC104877558, translating to MLELEEPIPAEMNREAGSQFRSRLSLESHSWRRVRGRLIRADSYPSSDSSVEMSDELASTLASIQEFMAGVSRRLDQLESSRQDPHPAGVVTDETIPHASQTAQTRPPGVSLSTPFHLADHYETIPPPTITVSPPMVPTIGDTRLAEQEAKVERLESMMRQIRLQDGGLTWDDRDGIPAASLPAKFRMPDIERYSGIGCPKIHLRLYSTVMRAHGIDDAQLVTLFPMSLSGAAQRWFASVEPSRLCTWEDVAREFLTQFAFSADIDVSRQELEATRQRPDESISSFVTRWRAKVAGMIDRPKEQDQIDMVLRNLQSRFARRLVGIPFQDLRSLVHAAFSVEEAMARGLWTDTAASPDSKGKKLIGPLTRSGEVGAISYQHRRPAHHSAYRSPTVRAPFSLPQYQYQLDYAQEPYIAQTSMQPRPPHPRAATRPPLRPYAQRPPRQFTPLGMTLTRAFEKLRDAGVIVPLAPRPLPHPIPPHFRSHEHCLYHQIPGHDTEHCSALHHAIQDLIDSGVVDLARPSVTTNPLPAHSTHAVPPPPGLQ from the exons ATGCTGGAGTTGGAGGAGCCCATACCTGCAGAGATGAACAGGGAAGCAG GGAGTCAGTTTAGGAGTCGGTTGAGTCTGGAGTCACATTCTTGGAGGAGAGTTCGAGGACGATTGATCAGAGCAGATTCATATCCGAGTTCAGATAGTTCAGTTGAGATGTCAGACGAGCTAGCTTCCACACTTGCTTCCATTCAGGAGTTCATGGCCGGAGTCAGTAGACGCTTGGATCAGTTAGAGAGTTCTCGTCAGGATCCTCATCCGGCTGGCGTGGTCACTGACGAGACGATTCCTCATGCATCTCAGACAGCACAGACTCGTCCACCTGGGGTTTCACTTAGTACTCCATTCCATTTGGCAGATCATTATGAGACCATTCCACCACCTACTATCACAGTGTCGCCTCCCATGGTTCCTACTATTGGGGATACTCGATTGGCCGAGCAGGAGGCCAAGGTTGAGAGGCTCGAGTCCATGATGAGACAGATCAGATTGCAGGACGgaggtttgacttgggatgaCAGAGATGGCATACCGGCAGCTAGCTTGCCCGCCAAGTTCCGCATGCCAGACATTGAGCGCTACAGTGGGATTGGTTGTCCCAAGATCCACTTGAGATTATACAGCACTGTCATGAGGGCGCACGGGATAGATGATGCACAGCTGGTGACCCTCTTTCCCATGTCACTTAGTGGGGCAGCTCAGAGATGGTTTGCTTCAGTTGAGCCTTCGAGACTCTGCACTTGGGAGGATGTGGCTCGTGAGTTCCTGACCCAGTTCGCTTTCAGTGCCGATATTGACGTATCTAGACAAGAGTTGGAGGCCACTAGACAGAGGCCAGATGAgtctatttcttcctttgtcACTCGTTGGAGGGCGAAGGTGGCTGGTATGATAGACCGGCCTAAGGAGCAGGATcagattgatatggttcttcGGAACCTACAGTCGAGGTTCGCTAGACGTCTGGTGGGCATCCCATTTCAGGATCTTAGGAGTTTGGTTCATGCTGCTTTCAGTGTAGAGGAGGCTATGGCTCGAGGATTATGGACAGATACTGCTGCTTCCCCTGACAGTAAAGGGAAGAAGCTGATTGGACCATTGACCAGATCTGGAGAGGTTGGTGCTATTAGCTATCAGCACCGGAGGCCCGCGCATCACTCAGCTTATAGGTCTCCTACAGTCAGAGCTCCTTTCTCTCTTCCACAGTATCAGTATCAGCTGGATTATGCTCAGGAGCCTTACATTGCTCAGACTAGCATGCAGCCACGACCACCACATCCGAGAGCCGCTACTCGCCCACCGCTTAGACCATATGCACAGAGGCCCCCGAGACAGTTCACTCCCTTGggcatgactttgactagagcttttgagaagctTAGAGACGCTGGAGTGATTGTTCCTTTGGCACCGAGGCCTTTGCCCCATCCTATTCCTCCCCATTTTCGTTCACATGAGCACTGCTTGTATCATCAGATTCCGGGGCACGATACTGAGCATTGTTCAGCACTCCATCATGCGATACAGGATTTGATCGATTCAGGGGTGGTTGACTTGGCTAggccaagtgtgaccaccaaTCCCCTGCCTGCACATTCTACACACgcagttcctcctcctcctggtcttcagtag
- the LOC100252158 gene encoding respiratory burst oxidase homolog protein C: MEVQKMKTDDHVSDDIKLDVPDDSDAVHGVKTTGEDAQSALHAEGEENRFSFRALVRGASARIRSVSDELKSLTSWKSTPSSRYEPPNSAALHALTGLKFIRQTDGSAGWPDVEKSFQQLTDSTNGLLPRSRFAECIGMGQESNEFGGKLFDALARRWEIKDDSINKAQLKQFWDQISDESFYSRLQTFFDMVDKDADGRITEEEVKEIITLSASTNNLSNIQKQADEYAALIMEALDPKNVGYVQVHKLEMVLLEASKQTTRGDSKNLSQLLSEQLRRPALENNPLIRCCQGTKYLLKDNWRRVWIIALWVGVMLGLFAYKFVQYRNRAAYQVMGHCVCMAKGAAETLKLNMALILLPVCRNTMTWLRNKTKLSVIVPFDDNLNFHMVVAVGVAVGTGIHVVYHMACDFPRLIHASSDRFALLEPYFKEQPSYWELVKGVEGVTGILMVVLMVIAFTLATPWLRRGKLTGFNAFWYSHHLFVIVYALLVVHGLYLYLSKEWYQKTTWMYLAVPVVLYALERLTRAFRSSIQPVWIVKAVDYPGRRGVLALHMQKPDKDFEYRSGQYMFVNCPAVSPFEWHPFSITSAPRDDYLSVHIQAVGDWTRQIKKVFSEASPSGKGGYSEGENRPNFPKVLIDGPYGAPAQEYKNYEVVMLVGLGIGATPMISIVKDILHNIKEMEEEENADMEGGNGAGGKYDNEFKTRRAYFYWMTREQDSFHWFEGVMDEVAELDHNEVIELHNHCTSVHEEGDARSALIAMIQDLNHAKKGYDVVSGTRVKSHFGKPNWRSVFKYIARKNPHTNVGVFYCGPPGPTKQLRELALGFSHETSTQFDFHKENF, translated from the exons ATGGAGGTGCAGAAAATGAAAACTGATGATCATGTATCTGACGACATCAAGCTCGACGTCCCTGACGACTCGGACGCGGTTCACGGCGTTAAGACCACTGGTGAAGACGCCCAGTCGGCTTTGCATGCGGAAGGTGAGGAGAATAGATTCTCCTTCCGAGCTCTAGTACGAGGCGCTTCAGCGCGAATCAGGAGTGTTTCTGATGAACTCAAGAGCCTCACCTCCTGGAAAAGCACTCCTTCAAGTCGCTACGAGCCCCCCAACTCGGCAGCACTCCATGCTTTGACTGGGCTCAAGTTTATCAGGCAGACGGATGGTTCTGCTGGGTGGCCTGACGTTGAGAAGAGCTTCCAACAGCTCACTGATTCCACCAATGGCTTGCTTCCTCGTTCACGCTTCGCTGAATGCATAG GGATGGGCCAGGAGTCAAATGAGTTTGGAGGAAAGCTATTCGACGCACTGGCTCGGAGGTGGGAAATCAAGGATGACTCAATTAATAAAGCTCAGCTCAAACAGTTCTGGGATCAGATCTCCGATGAGAGCTTCTATTCTAGGCTTCAAACTTTCTTTGACAT GGTGGATAAAGACGCCGACGGTAGAATCACAGAAGAGGAAGTCAAAGAG ATCATCACTCTCAGTGCTTCTACCAACAATCTCTCTAATATCCAGAAACAAGCTGACGAATATGCAGCACTGATCATGGAAGCGTTAGATCCAAAGAATGTAGGATACGTTCAG GTACACAAACTGGAGATGGTTCTATTGGAAGCTTCAAAGCAAACTACAAGGGGAGATAGCAAAAACCTTAGCCAATTGCTGAGTGAGCAACTGAGGCGCCCGGCACTGGAGAACAACCCATTAATAAGATGCTGTCAGGGCACCAAGTACCTTTTAAAGGACAACTGGCGGAGAGTTTGGATTATAGCTCTGTGGGTTGGAGTTATGTTGGGATTATTTGCATACAAGTTTGTGCAGTATCGAAACAGAGCTGCATATCAGGTAATGGGCCATTGTGTTTGCATGGCCAAGGGTGCGGCCGAGACACTGAAATTGAACATGGCACTGATTTTACTCCCAGTCTGCCGGAACACCATGACCTGGCTCAGGAACAAGACGAAATTAAGCGTTATTGTTCCCTTTGATGACAACCTCAATTTCCACATG GTGGTGGCCGTGGGAGTTGCAGTAGGAACCGGAATACATGTAGTTTATCATATGGCTTGTGATTTCCCTCGCCTTATTCACGCGAGTAGTGACAGATTTGCTCTCTTGGAGCCCTACTTTAAGGAACAACCCTCGTACTGGGAATTGGTTAAGGGAGTGGAAGGAGTGACGGGGATTTTAATGGTGGTGTTGATGGTAATAGCCTTCACACTAGCAACTCCATGGTTGAGGCGTGGAAAGCTAACTGGTTTCAACGCCTTCTGGTACTCCCACCACCTTTTTGTAATCGTCTATGCTCTGCTTGTTGTCCATGGCTTATATCTTTACCTGAGTAAGGAATGGTACCAGAAAACA ACTTGGATGTACTTGGCAGTTCCTGTTGTGCTTTATGCCTTGGAAAGATTGACAAGAGCATTCAGATCCAGCATTCAGCCTGTTTGGATAGTAAAG GCGGTTGATTACCCTGGTCGTCGGGGTGTGTTGGCGCTTCACATGCAAAAGCCTGATAAAGACTTCGAATACAGGAGTGGGCAATACATGTTTGTCAACTGTCCTGCTGTTTCTCCCTTTGAATG GCACCCATTCTCAATTACTTCAGCCCCCAGAGACGACTATCTGAGTGTCCATATTCAAGCtgttggtgattggactagGCAAATCAAAAAGGTGTTCTCAGAG GCATCACCTAGCGGGAAAGGGGGTTACTCGGAAGGAGAAAACCGCCCAAA TTTTCCGAAAGTGTTGATTGACGGTCCATATGGGGCACCAGCGCAAGAGTACAAAAATTATGAGGTGGTTATGCTGGTGGGGCTAGGGATCGGGGCGACCCCGATGATCAGCATTGTGAAGGACATTTTGCATAATATTAAGGAGATGGAGGAAGAAGAGAATGCTGATATGGAGGGGGGGAATGGAGCAGGAGGGAAGTATGACAATGAATTTAAGACTAGGAGGGCATACTTCTATTGGATGACGAGGGAGCAGGACTCTTTCCACTGGTTCGAAGGGGTGATGGACGAGGTGGCTGAATTGGACCATAATGAGGTGATAGAGCTGCACAACCACTGCACCAGTGTGCATGAAGAGGGTGATGCCCGCTCTGCATTAATTGCCATGATCCAAGACCTCAATCACGCCAAGAAGGGCTATGACGTTGTCTCTGGTACCCGTGTCAAGTCCCACTTCGGCAAGCCCAATTGGCGCAGCGTTTTTAAGTACATTGCTCGCAAAAACCCTCATACGAACGTTG GAGTGTTCTACTGCGGACCACCGGGACCTACCAAACAGCTACGCGAGCTGGCTTTAGGTTTCTCGCACGAGACCTCCACCCAATTTGATTTCCACAAGGAAAACTTCTAG